A portion of the Malania oleifera isolate guangnan ecotype guangnan chromosome 3, ASM2987363v1, whole genome shotgun sequence genome contains these proteins:
- the LOC131152152 gene encoding extensin-2-like yields MRIRHGNDPNWGRVWPHVIVAVLVLSSNVGSVLADSYSYSSPPPPSPSPPPPYEYKSPPPPSPSPPPPYEYQSPPPPSPLPSPTYEYKSPPPPSPSPPPPYEYKSPPPPSPSPPPPYEYKSPPPPSPSPPPPYEYKSPPPPSPSPPPPYEYKSPPPPQSLPPYEYKSPPPPSPSPPPPYEYKSPPPPSPSPPPPYKYISPPPPSPSPPPPYEYKSPPPPSHPLPPYEYKSPPPPYEYKSPPPPSPSPPPPYKYISPPPPSPSPPPPYVYKSPPPPHSLPPYEYKSPPPPSPSPPPPYEYKSPPPPPIHPLPPYEYKSPPPPSPSPPPPYEYKSPPPPSPSPPPPYEYKSPPPPSHPLPPYEYKSPPPPSPSPPPPYEYKSPPPPSPSPPPPYKYISPPPPSPSPPPPYMYKSPPPPHSLPPYEYKSPPPPSPSPPPPYEYKSPPPPPLHPLPPYEYKSPPPPSPSPPPPYEYKSPPPPSPSPPPPYVYKSPPPPSHSPPLPYVYKSPPPPYVYKSPPPPSPSPPPPYYYKSPPPPSPSPPHPYYYKSPPPPSPVPLPPYYYKSPPPPSPYYYKSPPPPSHSPAPYYYKSPPPPSHSPAPYYYKSPPPPSHSPAPYYYKSPPPPSHSPAPYYYKSPPPPSHSPAPYYYKSPPPPPPHPHPHHHPLIVKVVGKVYCYRCYDWEHPKESHDKKHLKGAVVEVTCEAGEKQIKAYGTTKINGKYSITVEGFDYGKHGAKACKAKLHAPPKGSPCSIPTDLHWGLKGAKLSVKSKTEDEVVLLAKPFAYAPKTPYKECHKPMPTPKPHPPPYYYKSPPPPPPAYYYKSPPPPPAYYYKSPPPPVYYYKSPPPPSSSPPPPYYYKSPPPPAHPTLPPYYYKSPPPPPPSPSPPPPYYYKSPPPPPPVYYYKSPPPPVYYYKSPPPPSSSPPPPYYYKSPPPPAHPTLPPYYYKSPPPPSPSPPPPYYYKSPPPPSPSPPPPYYYKSPPPPSLSPPPPYYYKSPPPPSPSPPPPYYYKSPPPPSPSPPPPYYYKSPPPPSPTLPAPYYYKSPPPPSPSPPPPYYYKSPPPPSPSPPPPYYYKSPPPPSPSPPPPYYYKSPPPPMTSPPPPYYYKSPPPPSPSPPPPYYYKSPPPPSPSPPPPYYYKSPPPPSPSPPLYHYTSPPPPAYIYTSPPPPSYR; encoded by the exons ATGAGAATCCGACACGGCAACGACCCCAACTGGGGTCGTGTTTGGCCGCATGTGATCGTGGCCGTGCTTGTTCTTTCTAGCAATGTAGGTTCAGTCCTTGCTGATTCTTATAGTTATTCCTCTCCTCCGCCGCCTTCTCCGTCACCGCCACCTCCTTATGAGTACAAATCCCCACCACCACCCTCTCCTTCTCCACCACCGCCCTATGAGTATCAGTCGCCACCGCCACCATCACCTTTACCGTCGCCGACCTACGAGTACAAGTCACCTCCACCACCCTCTCCTTCTCCGCCACCACCTTATGAGTACAAATCGCCACCACCGCCATCACCTTCTCCACCACCACCTTATGAGTACAAATCACCACCACCGCCATCACCTTCTCCACCACCTCCTTATGAGTACAAATCACCACCCCCGCCTTCTCCATCTCCACCGCCACCATATGAGTATAAGTCGCCGCCGCCGCCGCAGTCACTGCCGCCTTATGAGTACAAATCACCACCGCCGCCCTCTCCATCTCCACCACCACCTTACGAGTACAAGTCACCGCCGCCACCATCACCATCTCCGCCACCTCCTTACAAGTACATATCACCGCCACCACCATCTCCATCTCCACCACCACCGTATGAGTATAAATCACCACCGCCGCCGTCGCACCCACTGCCCCCTTATGAGTACAAATCACCACCGCCACCTTACGAGTATAAGTCACCGCCACCACCATCACCGTCTCCGCCACCTCCTTACAAGTACatatcaccaccaccaccatctcCATCTCCACCACCTCCCTACGTGTATAagtcaccaccaccaccacattCGCTGCCTCCATACGAGTACAAATCACCACCGCCACCATCTCCATCTCCACCACCTCCCTATGAGTATAAGtcgccaccaccaccaccaatACATCCCCTACCACCTTACGAGTACAAATCACCACCGCCGCCATCACCTTCTCCGCCACCTCCTTACGAGTACAAATCACCGCCACCACCATCTCCATCTCCACCACCACCGTATGAGTATAAATCACCACCGCCACCGTCGCACCCACTGCCCCCTTATGAGTACAAATCACCACCGCCGCCCTCTCCATCTCCACCACCACCTTACGAGTATAAGTCTCCGCCGCCACCATCACCGTCTCCGCCACCTCCTTACAAGTACatatcaccaccaccaccatctcCATCTCCACCACCTCCCTACATGTATAagtcaccaccaccaccacattCGCTGCCTCCATACGAGTACAAATCACCACCGCCCCCATCTCCATCTCCACCACCTCCCTATGAGTATAAGtcgccaccaccaccaccattacATCCCCTACCACCTTACGAGTACAAATCACCACCGCCGCCATCACCTTCTCCGCCACCTCCTTACGAGTACAAATCACCGCCACCGCCATCTCCATCTCCACCACCACCTTACGTGTATAAGTCACCACCGCCACCATCACATTCACCACCATTGCCATATGTGTACAAATCTCCGCCCCCACCTTATGTCTACAAGTCACCACCTCCACCTTCGCCATCACCACCACCGCCTTACTACTACAAATCCCCACCACCACCTTCACCCTCGCCACCACACCCATACTACTACAAATCCCCACCACCACCTTCCCCGGTGCCACTGCCACCATACTACTACAAATCTCCACCACCGCCATCACCGTATTATTACAAGTCTCCGCCACCTCCTTCGCACTCTCCAGCGCCCTACTACTACAAGTCTCCACCGCCTCCTTCGCACTCACCAGCGCCCTACTACTACAAGTCTCCACCGCCTCCTTCGCACTCTCCAGCGCCCTACTACTACAAGTCTCCACCGCCTCCTTCGCACTCACCAGCGCCCTACTACTACAAGTCTCCACCGCCTCCTTCGCACTCACCAGCGCCCTACTACTACAAGTCTCCACCGCCACCTCCGCCTCATCCTCACCCCCACCACCACCCACTGATAGTTAAGGTGGTCGGAAAAGTTTACTGCTACAGATGCTACGATTGGGAACACCCCAAGGAATCACACGACAAGAAACACCTCAAAg GTGCTGTTGTGGAAGTGACGTGCGAGGCAGGTGAGAAGCAGATCAAGGCATATGGAACAACAAAGATCAACGGCAAATACAGCATTACCGTGGAAGGCTTTGACTATGGGAAGCACGGAGCCAAGGCGTGCAAGGCCAAGCTCCACGCCCCACCCAAGGGCTCCCCTTGCAGTATACCTACTGACCTACACTGGGGCCTCAAAGGAGCCAAGCTATCTGTGAAGTCCAAGACTGAGGATGAAGTTGTGTTGCTCGCCAAACCATTTGCTTATGCTCCCAAGACCCCTTATAAGGAGTGCCACAAGCCCATGCCCACGCCTAAGCCCCATCCACCTCCCTACTATTACAAATCCCCACCTCCACCACCACCCGCTTACTACTACAAATCCCCACCTCCACCACCCGCTTACTACTACAAATCCCCACCTCCTCCAGTTTACTACTACAAGTCTCCACCACCACCATCTTCATCTCCTCCACCGCCTTATTACTACAAGTCACCTCCACCACCGGCCCATCCTACACTTCCACCATACTACTATAAATCACCCCCACCCCCACCGCCATCTCCCTCTCCCCCACCCCCTTACTACTACAAATCGCCGCCACCTCCGCCCCCGGTTTATTATTACAAGTCGCCACCTCCTCCAGTATACTACTACAAGTCTCCACCACCACCATCTTCATCTCCTCCACCGCCTTATTACTACAAGTCACCTCCACCACCGGCCCATCCTACACTTCCACCATATTACTATAAATCACCCCCACCGCCATCTCCCTCTCCCCCGCCCCCTTACTACTACAAGTCTCCACCTCCACCTTCACCTTCTCCTCCACCGCCATATTATTACAAATCTCCACCGCCTCCATCACTGTCACCCCCTCCACCTTACTATTACAAGTCTCCACCTCCACCATCTCCCTCTCCTCCACCACCATATTACTATAAATCCCCTCCGCCTCCATCACCATCACCCCCACCGCCATATTACTACAAGTCCCCGCCTCCACCTTCGCCAACTCTGCCAGCCCCTTACTACTACAAGTCTCCTCCACCACCATCACCATCTCCTCCACCACCGTACTATTACAAGTCCCCACCACCACCATCTCCCTCACCTCCACCACCATACTACTACAAGTCTCCCCCACCACCATCACCATCTCCTCCCCCTCCCTATTACTACAAGTCTCCACCACCACCAATGACATCTCCTCCACCTCCCTATTACTACAAGTCTCCACCTCCACCATCGCCATCACCTCCACCACCTTATTATTACAAATCGCCCCCACCCCCGTCACCATCTCCTCCTCCACCATACTACTACAAGTCGCCACCTCCCCCTTCACCATCTCCTCCCCTATACCATTACACATCACCTCCACCCCCAGCTTACATCTACACCTCTCCGCCACCTCCATCGTACCGTTAA